From one Cyanobacterium stanieri PCC 7202 genomic stretch:
- a CDS encoding ribose-phosphate pyrophosphokinase (PFAM: Phosphoribosyl transferase domain~TIGRFAM: ribose-phosphate pyrophosphokinase~COGs: COG0462 Phosphoribosylpyrophosphate synthetase~InterPro IPR000842:IPR000836:IPR005946~KEGG: cyc:PCC7424_4690 ribose-phosphate pyrophosphokinase~PFAM: phosphoribosyltransferase~PRIAM: Ribose-phosphate diphosphokinase~SPTR: Ribose-phosphate pyrophosphokinase;~TIGRFAM: ribose-phosphate pyrophosphokinase), producing MSHSATLTLSPMLQHQVSDNNRLRLFSGSANIGLATEVARYLGMDLGPMIRKRFADGELYVQIQESIRGCDVYLIQPCCNPVNDNLMELLIMIDACRRASARQITAVIPYYSYARADRKTAGRESISAKLVANLITQAGANRVLAMDLHSAQIQGYFDIPLDHVYGSPVILDYLLQKQLDDFVVVSPDVGGVARARAFAKKLNDAPLAIIDKRRQAHNVAEVMNVIGDVKGKNAILVDDMIDTAGTLLEGARLLKKEGAKKIYACATHAVFSGPAISRLSSDVFEEVIVTNTIPVPLDNYFPQLKVLSVANLLGETIWRIHEDSSVSIMFR from the coding sequence GTGAGTCATTCTGCCACTTTAACACTCAGTCCCATGTTACAACATCAAGTATCCGACAATAATCGCCTCAGATTATTCTCAGGATCAGCAAACATCGGACTAGCTACAGAAGTAGCGCGCTATCTAGGCATGGATCTAGGACCGATGATTCGGAAAAGATTTGCCGACGGAGAGCTATACGTCCAAATCCAAGAATCCATCAGGGGGTGCGACGTTTATTTAATTCAACCCTGTTGCAATCCTGTCAATGATAACTTAATGGAGTTGCTGATCATGATTGATGCCTGTCGTCGGGCATCAGCACGGCAAATTACCGCAGTTATTCCCTACTATTCCTACGCCAGAGCAGATCGTAAGACTGCAGGAAGGGAGTCCATTTCGGCGAAATTAGTCGCCAACCTAATCACCCAAGCAGGGGCAAACAGAGTCCTTGCCATGGATTTACATTCGGCTCAGATTCAGGGATACTTCGATATTCCTTTGGATCATGTATATGGTTCCCCTGTCATCCTTGATTATCTTTTGCAAAAACAGTTAGATGATTTTGTGGTGGTATCTCCCGATGTGGGAGGGGTTGCAAGGGCAAGGGCATTTGCTAAAAAACTTAATGATGCTCCCCTAGCCATTATCGATAAACGTCGTCAAGCCCATAATGTGGCTGAGGTGATGAATGTCATCGGTGATGTGAAGGGTAAAAACGCCATTTTGGTGGACGATATGATTGATACTGCTGGAACTTTATTAGAGGGTGCCAGACTTCTCAAAAAAGAAGGTGCGAAGAAAATTTATGCCTGTGCAACCCATGCGGTATTTTCTGGGCCTGCTATCTCTCGTTTATCTAGTGATGTCTTTGAGGAGGTAATTGTTACTAATACCATTCCCGTACCTTTGGACAACTATTTTCCTCAGCTCAAGGTTTTATCCGTAGCGAATTTACTCGGTGAAACTATTTGGCGTATCCATGAGGATAGTTCGGTGAGTATTATGTTCCGATAA
- a CDS encoding protein of unknown function DUF839 (PFAM: Bacterial protein of unknown function (DUF839)~COGs: COG3211 phosphatase~InterPro IPR017909:IPR019546:IPR008557~KEGG: cya:CYA_1696 hypothetical protein~PFAM: protein of unknown function DUF839; Twin-arginine translocation pathway, signal sequence, subgroup~SPTR: Putative uncharacterized protein) yields MTKNINRSRPFEPNYEPDCNPSHNPSFSSIIGKRMQRRQVLKGSVALAITSMFASPILSAVRPRMASAQNSLLGFKAIPVSEADTIVVPEGYRAEVILPWGEPIAGDYPDYRLENTGAEQGMQVGMHHDGMHFFPIEGNSPYEGSSDEGFLVMNHEYIEPRYMHTSARGKALGVAEVPMIGENRRDSDEVLKEMNAHGVSIVHIRKQRNGSWAVVRDSRNRRVTGLTPMEISGPVRGTDFVKTRYSPDGTATRGTLNNCAHGVTPWNTYLAAEENWHGYFRNGDVDSQGNPNLPREHSRYGVSTNETRYGWELADNGNDEYIRFDASTKGNNPSQDYRNEPNTFGWVVEIDPFNPNHTPQKRTALGRFRHEGIVFHPAVEGQPIVCYSGDDARFEYIYKYVSAQPYFARTAGGHLLDNGTLYVAKFNEDGTGEWVALVFGQNGLTPQNGFNSQADVLVNTRSAADFVGATKMDRPEWGAVDPQTGDVYFTLTNNTRREADQTDAVNPRENNRWGQIVRWQEVGNNPTAKDFRWEMFVLAGPQDDSETLNGQSLTAENKFCNPDGLWIDADRRIWIQTDMSESVMNTGDFAQFGNNMMLAADPETGAIRRFLTGPVGQEITGVITTPDQRTMFINVQHPGATLDKEDFARGETNSRWPDGSASIYPRSATVVITKEDGGIIGS; encoded by the coding sequence ATGACTAAGAACATAAATCGTTCCCGACCTTTTGAACCCAATTACGAACCAGACTGCAATCCTTCCCATAACCCCAGTTTCAGTTCTATCATTGGGAAAAGAATGCAACGGCGACAAGTATTAAAAGGTAGTGTAGCCTTAGCCATTACCTCCATGTTTGCCAGTCCCATTCTCAGTGCAGTTCGTCCACGCATGGCAAGCGCTCAAAACTCCTTGTTAGGATTTAAAGCCATTCCTGTTAGTGAAGCTGATACCATTGTAGTACCAGAAGGATATAGAGCAGAAGTAATTCTCCCTTGGGGGGAACCCATTGCGGGAGACTATCCCGATTATCGCTTAGAAAATACAGGTGCAGAACAAGGAATGCAGGTAGGTATGCACCATGATGGGATGCACTTTTTCCCCATCGAAGGCAATTCCCCCTATGAGGGTAGTTCTGATGAGGGATTTTTGGTGATGAACCATGAATATATAGAACCTCGTTATATGCACACTTCCGCCAGAGGAAAAGCCTTGGGAGTTGCTGAAGTACCCATGATAGGGGAAAATCGCCGAGATAGCGATGAAGTATTAAAAGAAATGAATGCCCATGGAGTTTCCATTGTCCATATTCGTAAGCAACGTAATGGCAGTTGGGCAGTGGTTAGAGATTCTCGTAATCGTCGTGTCACTGGTTTAACCCCCATGGAAATCAGTGGGCCTGTGCGTGGTACAGATTTTGTGAAAACCCGCTATAGTCCTGATGGTACTGCAACCCGTGGCACTCTCAACAACTGTGCCCATGGAGTAACCCCTTGGAATACCTACCTAGCGGCGGAGGAAAACTGGCATGGTTATTTCCGTAATGGTGATGTAGATAGTCAAGGTAATCCAAATTTACCCAGAGAGCATTCCCGTTATGGGGTTAGTACCAATGAAACCCGTTACGGTTGGGAATTGGCGGATAATGGTAATGATGAGTATATTCGCTTTGATGCTTCTACAAAGGGTAATAATCCAAGCCAAGATTATCGCAATGAGCCGAATACTTTTGGTTGGGTGGTAGAGATTGATCCTTTCAACCCAAACCATACTCCTCAAAAACGCACTGCGTTAGGACGTTTTCGCCACGAAGGAATTGTTTTTCATCCTGCGGTAGAGGGTCAACCGATTGTTTGTTATTCTGGGGATGATGCTCGTTTTGAGTATATATACAAATATGTCTCTGCTCAACCCTATTTTGCACGAACAGCGGGGGGACATCTATTGGATAATGGAACACTCTACGTGGCTAAGTTTAATGAGGATGGCACTGGTGAATGGGTAGCGTTGGTTTTTGGACAAAATGGCTTAACTCCTCAAAATGGATTTAATTCCCAAGCTGATGTTTTGGTTAATACCCGTAGTGCGGCTGATTTTGTAGGGGCGACAAAAATGGATCGTCCTGAATGGGGGGCGGTTGATCCTCAAACGGGAGATGTTTACTTTACCCTTACCAATAATACCCGTCGTGAAGCGGATCAAACCGATGCGGTGAATCCTCGGGAAAATAATCGTTGGGGACAAATTGTGCGTTGGCAAGAGGTGGGTAATAATCCTACTGCTAAAGATTTTCGATGGGAAATGTTTGTTTTGGCTGGGCCACAGGATGATAGCGAAACCTTGAATGGTCAATCTCTCACTGCGGAGAACAAATTTTGTAATCCCGATGGTTTATGGATTGATGCTGATCGTCGCATTTGGATTCAAACTGATATGAGTGAAAGTGTGATGAATACTGGAGATTTTGCTCAGTTTGGCAATAATATGATGTTGGCGGCTGATCCTGAAACTGGTGCTATTCGCCGTTTTTTGACCGGCCCTGTGGGTCAGGAAATCACTGGGGTTATTACCACTCCTGATCAACGTACTATGTTTATTAATGTACAGCACCCAGGGGCGACTTTGGATAAGGAGGATTTTGCAAGAGGGGAGACTAATTCCCGTTGGCCTGATGGCAGTGCTTCTATATACCCTCGTTCGGCAACGGTGGTTATTACTAAGGAAGACGGTGGCATTATCGGTTCTTAG
- a CDS encoding hypothetical protein (KEGG: hypothetical protein~SPTR: Putative uncharacterized protein), which produces MINRQTIQKAKQAHRNTILETLERRLQVAKANGENNLVAQLEAEKRYYLS; this is translated from the coding sequence ATGATCAATAGACAAACCATTCAAAAAGCAAAACAAGCTCATCGTAACACTATATTAGAAACCCTAGAACGCCGTTTACAAGTTGCCAAAGCCAACGGAGAAAATAACCTCGTTGCCCAACTAGAAGCGGAAAAACGTTACTATCTCAGCTAA
- a CDS encoding hypothetical protein (KEGG: cyh:Cyan8802_4410 hypothetical protein~SPTR: Putative uncharacterized protein), with the protein MNANNTIKTNNIGSVGQQARLLMRGDRKRTQNRQASMLSRVSAEVGLQ; encoded by the coding sequence ATGAACGCAAATAACACTATAAAAACTAATAATATCGGGTCTGTTGGTCAACAAGCTCGTTTATTGATGAGGGGCGATCGCAAACGTACCCAAAATCGTCAAGCATCCATGTTAAGCAGAGTATCCGCCGAAGTCGGACTTCAATAA
- a CDS encoding dethiobiotin synthase (TIGRFAM: dethiobiotin synthase~COGs: COG0132 Dethiobiotin synthetase~InterPro IPR004472~KEGG: npu:Npun_R2372 dithiobiotin synthetase~PRIAM: Dethiobiotin synthase~SPTR: Dethiobiotin synthetase;~TIGRFAM: dethiobiotin synthase) has protein sequence MKTLFITGTDTDAGKTIVTTAWRAYYRFYYPDLSTGLMKLLQTGMVGDAEFYERFFDDVEIPLRYDAPLAPPVAAAMENRSIDMDLIHARLRALESNYDVFLVEALGGLGSPITDDLTIAHVADSWALDTILVAPVRLGAIAYTVANVALARQHNINLKGIIFNCVTPCTQEQQNNWTPQKMIESFTNIPVLGYFPYLENLSSLEDLAKAFKNSIDLGKI, from the coding sequence ATGAAAACTTTATTTATTACGGGTACGGATACCGATGCAGGAAAAACCATTGTAACCACTGCCTGGAGAGCGTACTACAGGTTTTACTACCCTGATTTGTCTACGGGGTTGATGAAGTTATTGCAAACTGGCATGGTGGGGGATGCGGAGTTTTATGAGAGGTTTTTTGATGATGTAGAAATTCCCTTACGTTATGATGCTCCCCTAGCTCCTCCTGTGGCGGCGGCCATGGAAAATCGTTCCATTGACATGGATTTGATTCATGCTCGTTTACGAGCTTTAGAGTCTAATTATGATGTATTTTTGGTGGAGGCTTTGGGGGGTTTAGGTTCTCCCATTACCGATGATCTCACCATTGCCCATGTGGCGGATAGTTGGGCTTTGGATACTATTTTGGTCGCTCCTGTAAGGTTAGGGGCGATCGCCTATACCGTGGCAAATGTAGCCCTTGCCAGACAACATAATATTAACCTCAAAGGAATTATCTTTAACTGTGTCACCCCCTGCACCCAAGAGCAACAAAATAACTGGACTCCCCAAAAAATGATCGAATCCTTTACCAATATTCCCGTACTCGGTTATTTTCCCTACCTAGAAAACCTTTCTAGCTTAGAAGACTTAGCCAAAGCCTTTAAAAATTCCATTGATCTGGGGAAAATTTAA
- a CDS encoding allophycocyanin alpha-B subunit apoprotein (PFAM: Phycobilisome protein~InterPro IPR012128~KEGG: cyt:cce_3571 allophycocyanin-B~PFAM: Phycocyanin~SPTR: Allophycocyanin-B) encodes MSIVSQVILKADDELRYPSSGELEGIKSFLDSGLLRLKIAETLAENEKKIVEKASRELFRKRPDYRAAGGNASGQKQYNQCLRDFGWYLRLATYGVLAGDKEPIEKIGLIGVKEMYNSLGVPLPGMVESIRCLKDASLALLTKEEAAETAPYFDYMVQVMS; translated from the coding sequence ATGAGCATAGTAAGTCAAGTTATTCTCAAAGCAGATGATGAACTGCGTTACCCTAGTAGTGGGGAATTAGAAGGAATCAAAAGTTTTTTAGATTCAGGATTACTCCGTCTCAAAATAGCTGAAACTTTAGCCGAAAACGAGAAAAAAATCGTTGAAAAAGCTAGTCGAGAGTTATTCAGAAAGCGCCCTGATTACCGTGCGGCAGGGGGTAATGCTTCAGGACAAAAACAATATAATCAATGTTTAAGAGACTTTGGTTGGTATTTACGTTTAGCTACCTATGGCGTTTTGGCGGGTGATAAAGAGCCTATTGAGAAAATCGGTTTAATCGGTGTTAAGGAAATGTACAATTCCCTTGGAGTACCTTTACCCGGCATGGTTGAGTCTATCCGTTGTTTAAAAGATGCTTCCCTGGCTCTTTTAACCAAGGAAGAAGCGGCAGAAACTGCTCCTTATTTTGATTATATGGTTCAAGTAATGTCTTAA
- a CDS encoding hypothetical protein (KEGG: cyc:PCC7424_3084 hypothetical protein~SPTR: Putative uncharacterized protein), with protein sequence MNAEEKARGLEIATKIAAIVNLFKQQFPDVKADLKPWHNDPDTINLVDPDSIDIGFHFPGWSRKIQSRSILVQIRFHYDEIDQTHKLIGVESAGFNYTGEAWRLSTIENWQLEGKSPPTEEIRERLKYFSRQVFELFQN encoded by the coding sequence ATGAACGCAGAAGAAAAAGCCAGAGGTTTAGAAATAGCCACCAAAATAGCCGCCATTGTCAACTTATTCAAACAACAATTTCCCGATGTAAAAGCAGATCTCAAACCTTGGCATAATGATCCTGATACCATTAATTTAGTAGATCCTGACTCCATCGACATCGGCTTTCATTTTCCGGGGTGGAGTCGCAAAATACAAAGTAGAAGTATCCTCGTACAAATTAGATTTCACTATGATGAAATCGATCAAACCCATAAACTAATTGGTGTAGAAAGTGCAGGATTTAACTACACAGGGGAAGCCTGGCGCCTCTCAACCATCGAAAACTGGCAACTAGAAGGAAAATCACCCCCCACAGAAGAAATTAGGGAAAGGCTCAAATATTTTTCCCGTCAGGTATTTGAGCTATTTCAAAATTAA